One Arthrobacter sp. StoSoilB19 DNA window includes the following coding sequences:
- a CDS encoding sugar ABC transporter substrate-binding protein: MSTRKNINRLATIGGICTVVALAASGCGAGGPASSSGSAGTSTVNVLVEAGGHAELTGVAEQCKKETGVDVNFVELPYDGMFNRLSSEFSSGTVSFDVAALDSVWLPSFKDAVQPIDELFTDEAKKDIFPALVKEANVDGHFIGMPAWTNAEIILYRKDLFEDAKNKADFQAKYGYGLAAPTTWKQYQDISAFFTKDGMYGTDVKGGVETEWLAHVLQAGSPMVLDANNKVVIDNAAHKEALDFYTSLVKDAPSGAAQVDWAAAQNLFNQGKTAMTRFWAHAYRQIPKDSAVAGKVGAAPMIAGSAGVGGVPGPWYLSVPKATKNADAAKKFVKCAYDYNDKGIESNLGLAARISAFEKYQDKPGYESFKPLIQTLNGKATATRPATEKWQQIVDTVLVPMLQKAVAGGDSATLLADAKKQIEDLLK; this comes from the coding sequence ATGTCCACTCGTAAAAACATCAACAGGCTCGCCACCATCGGCGGTATCTGCACCGTCGTCGCCCTGGCTGCCTCCGGGTGCGGCGCAGGGGGCCCGGCATCATCGTCCGGGAGCGCCGGCACCAGCACCGTAAACGTCCTGGTGGAAGCCGGCGGCCACGCCGAGCTGACGGGCGTCGCGGAACAATGCAAGAAGGAAACCGGCGTCGACGTCAACTTCGTCGAACTGCCCTACGACGGCATGTTCAACCGTCTCTCCAGCGAATTTTCCTCCGGCACCGTCTCCTTCGACGTCGCCGCCCTGGACTCCGTCTGGCTGCCCAGCTTCAAGGACGCCGTCCAGCCCATTGACGAACTCTTTACCGATGAGGCAAAGAAGGACATCTTCCCGGCGTTGGTCAAGGAAGCCAACGTGGACGGCCATTTCATCGGGATGCCCGCCTGGACCAACGCGGAAATCATCCTGTACCGCAAGGATCTGTTCGAGGACGCCAAGAACAAGGCTGACTTCCAGGCCAAGTACGGCTACGGGCTCGCCGCCCCTACAACATGGAAGCAGTACCAGGACATTTCCGCGTTCTTCACCAAGGACGGCATGTACGGAACCGACGTCAAGGGCGGTGTGGAAACCGAATGGCTTGCCCACGTCCTGCAGGCCGGCTCGCCCATGGTCCTGGATGCGAACAACAAGGTGGTCATCGACAACGCCGCCCACAAGGAAGCCCTGGACTTCTACACCAGCCTCGTCAAGGACGCGCCCTCGGGTGCCGCACAGGTTGACTGGGCTGCCGCGCAGAACCTGTTCAACCAGGGCAAGACGGCCATGACCCGTTTCTGGGCCCACGCTTACCGCCAGATCCCCAAGGACTCGGCAGTGGCCGGCAAGGTTGGTGCTGCACCCATGATCGCCGGTTCAGCCGGCGTCGGCGGCGTGCCAGGCCCCTGGTACCTGTCCGTACCGAAAGCCACCAAGAACGCGGACGCCGCCAAGAAGTTCGTCAAGTGCGCCTACGACTACAACGACAAGGGCATCGAGTCGAATCTTGGCCTGGCCGCACGCATCTCCGCCTTCGAGAAATACCAGGACAAGCCAGGCTATGAGAGCTTCAAGCCCCTGATCCAGACCCTCAACGGCAAGGCCACGGCCACGCGCCCCGCTACCGAAAAGTGGCAGCAGATCGTGGACACCGTGCTGGTGCCCATGCTCCAGAAGGCTGTCGCCGGCGGTGACTCCGCAACTCTCCTCGCCGATGCCAAAAAGCAGATCGAGGACCTCCTTAAGTAA
- a CDS encoding LacI family DNA-binding transcriptional regulator, producing the protein MSNKNIGIKDVAVAAGVSVTTVSHVLNDVSYARVSPETRNKVRSAAEQLGYGPNRLAQALRTQRTGMLGLVSEDIATTPHAGRIILGADEAAKARGYNLMIINTSGSASLESREADVEALLDRRVDGILYATMYHRNVELPPNLGSVPSVLVDSVATGGNITAVIPDEEGGARAAVTALLEAGHTRVGFINNTDDVPATRQRLRAFRATLTEAGLDGDAAPVESEVSEVHGGYEAARRILAGAHRPTGLFCYNDRMAMGAYRAAAELGLSIPADLSIVGFDDQELIAANLYPGLTTVALPHYEMGAWATEHLIDAVEGKTDLSLMALHPTILSCPLVRRDSIAAPRQ; encoded by the coding sequence ATGAGCAACAAGAACATCGGCATCAAGGACGTGGCCGTGGCCGCCGGCGTGTCCGTCACCACCGTCTCCCATGTCCTCAATGACGTCTCATACGCCAGGGTGAGTCCGGAAACCCGGAACAAGGTGCGGTCCGCCGCCGAGCAGTTGGGGTACGGACCAAACCGCCTGGCCCAGGCGCTGCGCACGCAGAGGACCGGCATGCTGGGCCTGGTCAGCGAGGATATCGCCACCACGCCGCACGCCGGGCGGATCATCCTCGGCGCCGACGAGGCCGCCAAAGCACGCGGGTACAACCTGATGATCATCAACACCTCCGGCTCGGCCAGCCTGGAGTCCCGGGAGGCCGACGTCGAGGCCCTCCTGGACCGCCGGGTGGACGGCATCCTCTACGCCACCATGTACCACCGCAACGTGGAACTGCCACCCAACCTCGGCAGCGTGCCCTCCGTGCTGGTGGACTCCGTGGCCACCGGCGGAAACATCACCGCAGTGATCCCGGATGAGGAAGGTGGTGCCCGCGCGGCCGTGACCGCGCTCCTCGAAGCGGGCCACACCCGGGTGGGATTCATCAACAACACTGACGACGTCCCCGCGACCCGTCAGCGGCTCCGGGCCTTCCGGGCCACGCTGACGGAAGCAGGGCTCGACGGCGACGCGGCACCTGTCGAGTCCGAGGTTTCCGAGGTGCATGGCGGCTATGAAGCGGCCCGGCGCATCCTGGCAGGCGCCCACCGGCCGACGGGCCTGTTCTGCTACAACGACCGGATGGCCATGGGCGCCTATCGCGCCGCTGCCGAACTGGGCCTGTCCATCCCGGCCGACCTTTCGATTGTCGGCTTCGATGACCAGGAACTGATCGCCGCCAACCTTTATCCGGGCCTCACCACCGTGGCCCTGCCGCACTACGAGATGGGTGCCTGGGCCACCGAGCACCTGATCGACGCCGTCGAGGGGAAGACGGACCTTTCCCTCATGGCCCTTCACCCGACCATCCTGAGTTGCCCCCTGGTGCGCCGCGACTCCATCGCGGCGCCCCGCCAGTAG
- a CDS encoding carbohydrate kinase produces MPTVQQTADPRQGIDVVVVGEALMDIVVTPRGTVEHPGGSPANVAYGLGRLGASTALFTSIGDDHHGSAIEQHLQSAGVQLLPGSRVRGATSTATAVLASDGSAQYDFNIRWDLPRTAPAVLPKILHTGSIASFLAPGAQGVRELLEQSHERCVVTYDPNIRPALLGSHFEAKTVFEELVPFTEVVKLSDEDARWLYPRLAVDDIAQRIVGLGAGLVAVTMGAEGSLLSTGGARVEVPSVRSAVVDTIGAGDSYMAALIYGLLMRGADGLAPSVLESLGRMASKAAAITVRRPGAHPPTLEELREDLPEHQPVAP; encoded by the coding sequence ATGCCAACAGTCCAGCAGACTGCCGACCCAAGGCAGGGCATCGACGTGGTTGTTGTCGGTGAAGCCCTCATGGACATCGTGGTCACGCCGCGGGGCACCGTGGAGCACCCCGGCGGGTCGCCGGCCAACGTGGCCTATGGGCTCGGGCGGCTGGGGGCAAGCACGGCATTGTTCACCTCGATCGGCGACGACCACCACGGCTCCGCCATCGAACAGCACCTCCAAAGCGCGGGAGTCCAACTCCTGCCGGGTTCCCGGGTCCGCGGCGCAACCTCTACGGCCACCGCGGTTCTGGCGTCCGACGGTTCCGCCCAGTACGACTTCAACATACGGTGGGACCTCCCACGGACCGCCCCGGCGGTCCTTCCCAAAATCCTGCACACCGGTTCGATCGCCTCCTTCCTGGCACCGGGAGCGCAAGGAGTCAGGGAGCTCCTTGAGCAGTCCCACGAGCGCTGCGTGGTCACCTACGATCCCAACATCCGCCCTGCCCTGCTCGGCAGCCACTTTGAGGCAAAGACCGTCTTCGAGGAACTTGTTCCGTTCACGGAGGTGGTGAAACTCAGCGATGAGGACGCCCGCTGGCTCTATCCGCGGCTGGCCGTGGATGACATCGCACAGCGAATCGTTGGGCTTGGGGCCGGTCTCGTCGCCGTCACCATGGGCGCGGAAGGATCCCTGCTCTCAACAGGTGGCGCACGGGTGGAAGTACCGTCCGTCAGGTCGGCGGTGGTGGACACCATCGGGGCCGGCGACTCGTACATGGCTGCCCTCATCTACGGACTGCTTATGCGCGGAGCAGACGGGCTGGCACCGTCGGTGCTGGAGTCCCTGGGCCGCATGGCATCCAAGGCAGCGGCCATCACGGTGCGCCGCCCAGGGGCCCACCCTCCAACACTGGAGGAACTGCGGGAGGACCTTCCCGAGCATCAGCCGGTGGCCCCATGA
- a CDS encoding glycoside hydrolase family 32 protein, whose amino-acid sequence MSSCLDAARPETAPAEISRFRPAIHFTARDTWLNDPNGLVFHDGLYHLFYQNNPYGSVWGNMSWGHATSRDLLHWTEHPVAIACDETEDIFSGSVVVDRGNTAGFGSAEQPALVAIYTSAFKAASELNGTQAQSLAYSTDGGMTWQKYDGNPVLTRNSANFRDPKVFRYQGELGAYWVMVAVEAHHQQVVFYRSDDLKSWDFLSDFGPANADAGDWECPDLFPLAVDGDPANTKWVLIVNVNPGAVAGGSGGQYFVGQFDGARFVPDAGSLVAPAGLRTVPDPSEASAALRQCLWLDWGRDCYASVSFSNAPDNRRIIIGWMNNWDYANELPTAPWRSSMTLARELRLTAVDGCARLVQQPVLPEPGTGGALPAAGEHLTVETVELRNEALRLPDPVPGSAQVIEADILPGTADRIGFQFFGNSDGTAGAILSYDPATAQLILDRGQSGNTGFHGKFASVESAPVHLENGVLKLLIVVDHCSVEVFAQGGRTVLTDLIFPGPGNTENRLTIDGGPATILKLAVSELA is encoded by the coding sequence ATGTCCAGTTGCCTTGATGCCGCCCGCCCGGAAACAGCTCCGGCAGAAATCTCCAGGTTCCGGCCTGCCATCCACTTCACGGCAAGGGATACCTGGCTGAACGATCCCAACGGCCTGGTGTTCCACGACGGCCTGTACCACCTCTTCTACCAAAACAACCCCTATGGCAGCGTCTGGGGCAACATGTCCTGGGGCCACGCCACCTCCCGTGACCTGCTGCACTGGACGGAACACCCGGTGGCGATTGCGTGCGACGAGACAGAGGACATCTTCTCCGGCAGCGTGGTGGTGGACCGCGGCAACACGGCCGGCTTTGGCTCTGCGGAGCAACCCGCCCTCGTAGCCATCTACACCAGTGCCTTCAAAGCCGCGTCAGAACTGAACGGCACGCAGGCCCAGTCCCTCGCGTACAGCACCGACGGCGGCATGACGTGGCAGAAATACGACGGAAACCCTGTCCTCACCAGGAATTCGGCGAACTTCAGGGATCCCAAGGTGTTCCGCTACCAAGGGGAGCTGGGCGCGTACTGGGTCATGGTCGCGGTCGAAGCGCATCACCAGCAGGTGGTCTTCTACCGTTCGGATGACCTCAAGTCGTGGGATTTCCTGAGTGATTTCGGCCCGGCCAACGCCGACGCCGGTGACTGGGAGTGCCCCGATCTTTTTCCCCTCGCAGTGGACGGGGACCCGGCCAACACCAAATGGGTCCTGATCGTCAACGTCAACCCCGGCGCAGTGGCTGGGGGATCCGGCGGCCAGTACTTCGTGGGCCAGTTCGACGGCGCCCGGTTCGTTCCGGACGCAGGTTCCCTCGTGGCTCCGGCCGGGCTGCGTACCGTCCCGGACCCCTCGGAGGCTTCGGCCGCGCTGCGGCAGTGCCTGTGGCTTGACTGGGGACGCGACTGCTACGCCTCCGTTTCGTTCAGCAACGCCCCGGATAACCGGCGCATCATCATCGGCTGGATGAACAACTGGGACTACGCCAACGAACTGCCCACAGCCCCATGGCGCTCTTCCATGACCCTGGCCCGCGAACTGCGTCTCACCGCAGTCGATGGCTGCGCCCGCCTGGTCCAACAGCCGGTCCTGCCGGAACCCGGCACAGGGGGAGCACTGCCCGCCGCAGGGGAGCACCTGACCGTGGAAACGGTTGAGCTGCGGAACGAAGCCCTCCGCCTGCCGGACCCCGTACCCGGCAGTGCCCAGGTCATCGAGGCTGACATACTGCCCGGCACGGCGGACCGGATCGGGTTCCAATTCTTCGGAAACAGCGACGGCACCGCCGGCGCCATCCTCAGTTACGACCCAGCAACTGCCCAACTCATCCTTGACCGCGGGCAGTCGGGAAACACTGGCTTTCACGGGAAATTCGCTTCGGTTGAGTCCGCGCCGGTCCACCTTGAAAACGGTGTCCTGAAGCTGCTGATTGTCGTGGACCACTGCTCGGTCGAAGTCTTCGCCCAGGGCGGCAGGACGGTCCTGACCGATCTCATCTTCCCAGGCCCCGGCAACACGGAGAACCGGCTGACGATCGACGGAGGCCCGGCAACAATACTCAAGCTCGCCGTCAGTGAACTTGCTTAA
- a CDS encoding carbohydrate ABC transporter permease, whose translation MRTAERVRHDGGATAMAPGAPSAPVATGKERKRRGVNREGLEAGRRGTRTLLWVLLAAAMVLYGFPFLYLLFTSFKTPIDTIAVPPTILPREWTLENYANALGRSGVPASFINSIQTAIISTVLSLVLAVPAAYGITRYKTLSGRIFIMAALVTRMVPPVAIGIPLASMMASMGLADTPIALSIAHTTISLPLSIWLMSSFFEAVPKDLEEAATVDGCSRLGALWRVVIPVVSGGIAVTAIFAFLASWNEFLFALLMTAIRSQTTPVVIANFQTQFGLDWGSMTALAAVYSIPVILLTLLLQRRIVAGMTLGAVKG comes from the coding sequence ATGAGAACCGCAGAAAGAGTCAGGCACGACGGCGGGGCCACGGCCATGGCGCCCGGGGCACCTTCGGCGCCGGTCGCCACAGGCAAGGAACGCAAGCGCCGCGGTGTGAACCGGGAAGGGCTGGAAGCAGGCCGGCGCGGCACCCGAACCCTGCTGTGGGTCCTCCTGGCGGCAGCGATGGTGCTGTACGGGTTCCCGTTCCTGTACCTGCTGTTCACGTCCTTTAAGACGCCGATCGACACCATCGCGGTGCCGCCCACCATCCTTCCCCGGGAGTGGACGCTGGAGAACTACGCCAATGCGCTGGGCCGCAGCGGCGTGCCGGCGTCGTTCATCAACAGCATCCAGACGGCCATCATCAGTACCGTGCTTTCGCTGGTGCTGGCGGTGCCGGCGGCATACGGCATCACCCGGTACAAGACCCTCAGCGGCCGGATCTTCATCATGGCCGCGCTGGTGACCCGGATGGTGCCGCCGGTGGCCATCGGAATCCCGCTGGCGTCCATGATGGCCTCAATGGGGTTGGCCGACACTCCCATTGCACTGTCCATCGCCCACACCACCATTTCCTTGCCGCTCTCGATCTGGCTCATGTCCAGCTTCTTCGAAGCGGTGCCGAAGGACCTGGAGGAAGCGGCCACCGTGGACGGGTGCAGCCGGCTGGGAGCCCTGTGGCGCGTGGTGATCCCGGTGGTGTCCGGCGGCATCGCGGTCACAGCCATCTTCGCCTTCCTGGCCTCCTGGAACGAGTTCCTGTTCGCGCTACTGATGACGGCCATCCGCTCCCAGACAACGCCCGTGGTGATCGCGAACTTCCAGACGCAGTTTGGCCTGGACTGGGGATCCATGACGGCCCTCGCCGCCGTGTATTCCATCCCCGTCATCCTCCTCACGCTGCTCCTGCAGCGCAGGATCGTGGCGGGCATGACCCTCGGCGCCGTCAAGGGCTAG
- a CDS encoding sugar ABC transporter permease has translation MRISDRRFALFLMTPAALFLAVFVAFPLFRLVADSFFKISPIAGGSREFVGLDNYVRAFASEAFTGAGWRTLAYTLVVVTLEFALGLGMALLFTMLGKSSQIWRTVFMYPLMIAPIVAGLLWKFLMIDNFGLIGTLLHQAGILSDPNQIGWLSDPGIVLYSVAVPDIWLTTSFMCLVLFAGLQNIPGDLIEAARLDGARAPALLFRIILPLLRPVIAVALVVRGIDAARAFDTILIQTNGGPQSASETMSLLIYRTMIRFGDPGLASAMGTLYLLAMLAVAFVAVSTIWRPGKDN, from the coding sequence GTGCGTATCTCCGATCGCCGCTTCGCATTGTTCCTGATGACACCAGCGGCGCTGTTCCTGGCAGTTTTTGTGGCCTTTCCGCTGTTCCGCCTGGTGGCGGACAGCTTCTTCAAGATTTCCCCGATTGCCGGCGGCTCCCGCGAGTTCGTAGGCCTGGACAACTACGTCAGGGCCTTCGCCTCGGAGGCCTTCACCGGCGCAGGGTGGCGGACACTTGCCTACACCCTGGTGGTGGTCACGCTGGAATTCGCGCTGGGCCTGGGCATGGCGCTGCTGTTCACCATGCTGGGCAAGAGCTCCCAGATCTGGCGGACCGTCTTCATGTATCCGCTGATGATCGCCCCCATCGTGGCCGGCCTGCTGTGGAAATTCCTGATGATCGACAACTTCGGCCTGATCGGAACCCTCCTGCACCAGGCGGGGATCCTGTCCGACCCCAACCAGATCGGCTGGCTGTCGGACCCGGGCATCGTGCTCTACTCGGTGGCCGTCCCTGACATCTGGCTGACCACATCGTTCATGTGCCTGGTGCTCTTCGCAGGCCTGCAAAACATCCCCGGTGACCTGATCGAGGCAGCACGGCTGGACGGTGCACGCGCACCGGCACTGCTGTTCCGGATCATCCTGCCCCTGCTGCGGCCGGTCATCGCCGTCGCCCTGGTGGTCCGCGGCATCGACGCAGCCCGCGCCTTTGACACCATCCTCATCCAAACCAATGGCGGACCGCAGTCCGCCTCGGAAACCATGAGCCTGCTGATTTACCGGACCATGATCCGGTTCGGAGACCCCGGGCTGGCAAGCGCCATGGGCACCCTCTACCTGCTGGCCATGCTTGCCGTCGCCTTCGTGGCGGTATCGACCATTTGGCGGCCAGGGAAGGACAACTGA